In one window of Rhodospirillaceae bacterium DNA:
- the pssA gene encoding CDP-diacylglycerol--serine O-phosphatidyltransferase, with protein MALTSFERRQVRRERLNRLLPNALTTFGLCCGFTAVRFGLQEKWEISILFIGAAALFDTLDGRVARLMGGQTELGGQLDSLADAISFGVAPVMLMYLWSLNNAGGFGWVIATLFVVCSILRLARFNVSSVAPDAPDWASNYFSGVATPAAAGMVLFPLIIGIETDWDFCRSAWVTLPWTIVVSGLMIAPIPTYSFKHIKIRVPRKFITLSLASVGLLAAALITEPWLTLSALIMAFSASIPFAVLSFKKRQGEDESSGSKDG; from the coding sequence ATGGCCCTAACTTCTTTCGAGAGACGACAGGTGAGACGAGAGCGCCTGAATCGGCTTTTGCCGAATGCTTTGACTACGTTTGGGCTCTGCTGTGGATTCACTGCTGTGAGGTTTGGACTGCAAGAGAAATGGGAAATATCAATTTTGTTTATTGGAGCAGCAGCACTTTTTGATACTTTGGACGGGCGGGTAGCTCGGCTTATGGGTGGGCAGACAGAATTGGGTGGGCAACTCGATTCTTTGGCTGATGCTATTTCTTTTGGCGTTGCTCCTGTAATGCTAATGTATTTATGGTCGTTAAATAACGCTGGTGGTTTTGGTTGGGTTATCGCTACCTTGTTTGTGGTTTGCTCTATCCTGCGGCTAGCGCGGTTCAATGTGTCCTCTGTTGCACCTGATGCGCCAGACTGGGCAAGTAATTATTTTAGTGGTGTGGCTACGCCGGCTGCAGCTGGTATGGTTTTGTTCCCTCTTATAATTGGCATTGAAACAGATTGGGATTTTTGCCGCTCCGCATGGGTTACACTTCCTTGGACGATTGTAGTTTCTGGGTTAATGATTGCGCCGATTCCTACCTATTCTTTTAAGCATATAAAGATTAGGGTTCCTAGAAAATTTATAACGCTCTCGTTAGCGAGCGTTGGGTTGTTGGCTGCGGCGCTTATCACTGAGCCGTGGCTCACTTTATCTGCTCTAATAATGGCATTCTCCGCTTCTATCCCCTTTGCTGTTTTGTCGTTTAAGAAAAGACAGGGCGAGGACGAATCTAGTGGTTCTAAGGATGGATAA
- a CDS encoding AraC family transcriptional regulator has protein sequence MAKNVGIFIFDEVEILDFSGPYEVFSRTRTTPGIESRKNNESAPFNVFTISKKLKTIQVSGGLKVLADYNFKDSPKVDILLIPGGQGTRPLLQSKETISWILGTAKEASLLTSVCTGSLLLARAGLLRNKKATTHWGALDLLKNISPSTKILRDQRVVDDGIITSAGVSSGIDMAFQVVAKLFGDHIATDTAKYIEYRRTDKTLPG, from the coding sequence ATGGCAAAGAATGTGGGAATTTTTATTTTTGATGAAGTGGAGATTCTCGACTTTAGCGGCCCGTATGAAGTGTTCTCCCGAACTAGAACCACCCCAGGAATAGAAAGCAGAAAAAATAATGAGTCCGCTCCCTTTAATGTTTTCACCATTTCTAAGAAATTAAAAACCATCCAGGTTTCTGGTGGACTTAAGGTTCTCGCTGATTACAATTTCAAAGACAGCCCAAAGGTTGATATTCTTCTCATTCCTGGTGGCCAAGGAACCAGGCCACTTTTGCAATCAAAAGAAACCATATCTTGGATTTTAGGCACTGCTAAAGAGGCTTCGTTATTAACATCGGTCTGCACAGGTTCTTTGCTATTAGCTAGAGCGGGCCTACTCAGGAATAAAAAGGCAACTACGCATTGGGGGGCCTTAGATTTGCTAAAAAATATCAGCCCCTCTACAAAGATTCTCAGGGACCAGAGAGTGGTGGACGATGGAATAATAACTTCTGCGGGTGTTTCTTCAGGAATTGATATGGCATTTCAAGTTGTTGCTAAGTTGTTTGGTGATCACATTGCCACCGACACTGCTAAATACATTGAATATCGAAGAACCGACAAAACTTTGCCTGGTTAA
- a CDS encoding phosphatidylserine decarboxylase family protein: MSRIPFINVRPEGHLFIAIFVAVTIVFFTVAQWLGFIGIVLVVWCIYFFRDPDRVTPLEDGLVISPADGVIQMVGDAALPPELDMGDAPMRRISIFMNVFDCHVNRIPIDGEIVKNSYRPGKFLNASLDKASDDNERRSLVIQTKKGAKITFVQIAGLVARRIVCWVDEGQSLLAGERYGMIRFGSRIDVYLPKGTRLIAIPGQRAVAGETPIAKLDSSEEDQGGEWR; encoded by the coding sequence GTGTCTAGGATACCATTTATTAACGTAAGGCCAGAGGGACACCTCTTTATCGCGATTTTTGTGGCTGTAACAATCGTTTTCTTCACAGTTGCCCAATGGCTTGGGTTCATTGGCATCGTTCTCGTCGTCTGGTGCATATATTTTTTTCGCGATCCGGATCGTGTAACACCACTTGAGGATGGACTAGTTATCAGTCCGGCCGACGGGGTTATTCAAATGGTGGGCGATGCAGCATTGCCGCCAGAGCTTGACATGGGGGACGCACCTATGCGCCGCATCAGTATCTTTATGAATGTCTTCGATTGTCACGTAAATCGCATTCCTATCGATGGGGAGATAGTCAAAAATTCCTACCGGCCAGGGAAATTCTTAAACGCATCTTTAGACAAAGCCAGTGACGATAATGAGCGCCGCTCATTAGTGATACAAACAAAAAAGGGTGCCAAGATTACGTTTGTACAAATTGCAGGTTTGGTTGCGCGTCGAATAGTTTGTTGGGTTGATGAAGGTCAATCACTGCTGGCTGGGGAAAGGTATGGCATGATCCGCTTTGGAAGTCGGATCGATGTTTATCTGCCCAAAGGCACGAGGCTTATTGCAATCCCGGGCCAGAGGGCTGTTGCGGGAGAAACCCCAATTGCTAAATTGGATAGTAGCGAAGAGGACCAAGGGGGAGAGTGGCGCTAA